From a region of the Takifugu flavidus isolate HTHZ2018 chromosome 20, ASM371156v2, whole genome shotgun sequence genome:
- the LOC130517162 gene encoding rhodopsin — protein sequence MRLLGSREGPPGGKQNSLSWVGLLVLLYKSSGAETSPSLSERMDAEELVESIVRGLMFLAGVLGNNWLAVRSFPTQRSSVRTNEVLFLNLALSNLITNYLVDLPDTVADFAGRWFLGETYCGIFRFCADLSETSSIFTTLFISVFWHQKLVGSLKRGGSPVQMDSLCLVACLLAGSWTVAVVFSIPHFFFVKVEASNESSEDCIDVFPNKVAKQTYEIIYLTLANAVPVAGIVFASVQIVITLLRNHRRIRSHGPDPTKISNEPKDRSSDPGPAPPSQVYTGVPPSGGAVAQSSREPQPGGTDRTPEGGPRPSQAPAKPTMASSSQVRAAKSVVGVASVFLVCWLTHLLLRITNSVHTSSLVVEVASYIAASYTCIIPYIFLHGVKKLHCSCKR from the coding sequence ATGCGTCTCCTTGGTAGTAGAGAAGGTCCCCCAGGTGGAAAGCAGAACTCTCTGTCTTGGGTTGggcttcttgtcctcctctatAAAAGTTCAGGTGCTGAAACATCTCCAAGTTTGTCTGAAAGGATGGACgcggaggagctggtggagtccATCGTCCGAGGACTGATGTTCCTGGCAGGGGTCCTGGGGAACAACTGGCTGGCCGTGCGCTCCTTCCCAACACAGAGGTCCAGCGTCCGCACCAACGAggtcctcttcctcaacctGGCTCTCTCCAACCTCATCACCAACTACCTGGTGGACCTGCCCGACACCGTGGCGGATTTTGCCGGCAGGTGGTTCCTGGGGGAGACCTACTGCGGCATATTCCGCTTTTGTGCCGACCTCTCGGAGACCAGCAGCATCTTCACCACCCTCTTCATCAGCGTCTTCTGGCACCAGAAGCTGGTGGGCTCCCTGAAACGAGGAGGCTCGCCAGTTCAGATGGACAGCCTGTGCTTGGTGGCGTGTCTGCTGGCCGGCAGCTGGACGGTGGCGGTGGTCTTCAGCATCCCGCACTTCTTCTTCGTCAAAGTGGAAGCGAGCAACGAGAGCAGCGAGGACTGCATAGACGTGTTTCCCAACAAGGTGGCCAAGCAGACCTACGAGATCATCTACCTCACGCTGGCCAACGCCGTCCCCGTCGCCGGGATCGTGTTCGCCAGCGTGCAGATCGTCATCACTCTCCTGCGGAACCACAGACGCATCCGGAGCCACGGTCCCGACCCAACCAAGATCAGCAATGAACCCAAAGATAGGAGTTCAGATCCAGGTCCCGCTCCCCCGTCCCAGGTCTACACAGGAGTGCCTCCTTCTGGAGGTGCGGTGGCTCAGAGCTCCAGGGAGCCGCAACCCGGCGGCACAGACAGAACCCCAGAGGGGGGTCCGAGGCCCAGTCAGGCTCCGGCCAAGCCCAccatggcctccagctcccagGTGAGGGCAGCCAAGAgcgtggtgggcgtggccagcgtGTTCCTGGTGTGCTGGCTGACTCACCTGCTCCTGCGCATCACCAACAGCGTCCACACCTCCTcgctggtggtggaggtggccAGCTACATCGCAGCCTCCTACACCTGCATCATCCCCTACATCTTCCTGCACGGGGTGAAGAAGCTGCACTGCTCGTGCAAGAGGTAG
- the nup155 gene encoding LOW QUALITY PROTEIN: nuclear pore complex protein Nup155 (The sequence of the model RefSeq protein was modified relative to this genomic sequence to represent the inferred CDS: inserted 1 base in 1 codon), whose protein sequence is MPSSAGPNSPGAALAEALENSVRMIDRHLQDDRCFPDLSELLSIPSHNMPSVSGVSDMDYPLQGSGLLSVPNLPELNAVRRVPLPPELVEQFSHMQCNCMMGVFPEICRAWLTIDNDIFMWNYEDGGDVAYFDGLIETILAVGLVKPKQGILQPHIHYLLVLATSVDVVILGLSFPKGQAGLNDSMSGGMQLLPDPLFSIPTDNTYMVSITSTDLGRIFMAGKDGCLYEIAYQAEAGWLSQRCRKINHSKSSLSFLIPSVLQFSFSEDDPVVQIAIDNTRNTLFTRSEKGVLQVYDLGADGQGMSRVATMAQNSIVAAAGNIARTIDRSVFRPIVHIAVIDRSESSDCHLLAVTHAGVRLYFSTTPFAPQPQKHMAARPSLLALVHVRLPPGFSASSTLQKPAKVHKALHSKGVLLMAASETEDSDILWCINHDSFPFKKPLMETQMMSNVDGHXWALCAVNDERPAKIFTPLNKELIPVTDSPVVVQQHNIPPQKFVLLSAKGSHIFQKLRPVDQLRHLLVSCAGGESEEIERFFKLHREEQACATALILACSNAACDREVSQWATRSFFRYGGEAQMRFPAAMTSPGTVGPIMSSPAPGVLPPALATPFAPMHSGPGSIAPITPVAAGPEVIFSGKHNGICIYFARILGNIWDGSFAVEQTITKGNQTFSILESSVGLCELESVILELGGLREFLDKNSQFSPSSLGAASFSSPANLQQRLLGFMRPDGANSQQVQQELQRKYHTKAQVYEKVSLQGIQQLVHRSYQTLTLWRLLCEHQFSLIMSELPKEFQEQMKGVGFKDVVIRGKELSGALITALINVYIKDKASVDAISNHLRDICPLLYSSDDSVCSKANELLQSSKQIQSKVDKERTLRESLQLYQQISQHTDLPLVCSQYRQVRFYEGVLELCLTAADKKDPQRLGPHFYKNGEPEDDRVGQQAFQERLLCYKCITDTMQELVNQSKAAPQSPSVPKQPGPPVMTSDPNMLSNEEAAAHFEQTLGLAQRSQDELFHIAMYNWLIQADLTDKLLEVNSPYLEEHLMHMIKQDQNKVHNMDLLWRYYEKSCSFGKAAHVLARLADMQSTEISLKQRLEYIARAILSAKSSSSISAQASDGEFLHELEEKMDLVRIQVQIQETLIRQYSHHPSVKNAVSQLDSELMDITKLYGEFADHFKLSECKLAIIHCGGHSDPILVQSLWQEIMEKELGDTVAMSAVDRMRSTSLKLVSLGKIYAGTPRYFPLEFLVRFLEQEVCRLNWDVGFVTSTMLEIGVQLPRLLEVYDQLFKTRDPCWQRLKKPLHLVECIHVLLLGYVEAPSRVPTYDRRRFTNVCLDNICGYLVELQSLSPNSALQHTIGNFKSLQAKLERLH, encoded by the exons ATGCCTTCCAGCGCTGGACCCAACAGCCCCGGTGCTGCACTCGCTGAAGCGCTGGAAAACTCTGTCCGGATGATTGATCGACACTTGCAGGATGATCGCTGCTTTCCTGACCTGTCGGAGCTGCTCAGCATTCCTTCCCACA ATATGCCGTCCGTGTCTGGAGTGTCGGACATGGACTATCCTCTCCAAGGATCCGGTTTGCTCAGCGTGCCAAATCTGCCAGAGCTCAATGCAGTCCGCCGGGTCCCTCTGCCGCCTGAGCTGGTGGAGCAATTCAGCC ATATGCAGTGTAACTGCATGATGGGAGTTTTCCCAGAGATCTGCCGTGCCTGGCTCACTATCGACAATGATATTTTCATGTGGAATTATGAAGATGG AGGAGATGTGGCCTATTTTGATGGCCTTATTGAAACCATTCTGGCTGTAGGTCTTGTAAAACCCAAACAAG GGATTTTGCAACCACACATTCACTACCTCTTGGTACTAGCAACCTCTGTGGATGTTGTGATTCTAGGCCTGAGCTTCCCCAAAGGCCAAGCTG GTTTAAACGACAGCATGTCTGGTgggatgcagctgctgccagatCCGCTTTTCTCAATCCCTACAGACAACACCTACATGGTctccatcacatccacagaCCTGGGGCGTATTTTTATGGCAGGAAAGGACGGCTGCCTCTATGAGATAGCTTACCAAGCTGAGGCAGGGTGGCTGAGCCAACGCTGCAGGAAAATCAACCACTCCAAGAGTTCCCTGTCCTTCCTTATCCCCTCTGTTCTCCAGTTCTCCTTTTCTGAAGACG ATCCCGTCGTCCAGATTGCTATTGACAACACCAGAAACACGCTATTTACACGCTCTGAAaaaggtgttctgcag GTGTATGACCTGGGTGCTGATGGTCAGGGAATGAGTCGTGTGGCAACCATGGCGCAGAATTCCATTGTTGCGGCTGCTGGAAACATAGCCAG GACAATTGACCGGTCCGTCTTCAGACCCATTGTCCACATCGCTGTGATTGACAGATCTGAGTCTTCAGACTGTCATCTGCTTGCTGTCACTCATGCAG GCGTGCGGCTTTACTTCAGCACCACTCCATTCGCCCCTCAACCCCAGAAGCACATGGCAGCTCGACCGAGCCTGTTGGCGTTGGTGCACGTCCGTCTGCCACCTGGTTTTTCTGCCTCCTCGACTCTACAGAAACCTGCAAAGGTTCATAAAGCACTACACAGCAAAG GTGTTCTTTTGATGGCGGCTTCTGAAACAGAAGACAGTGACATTCTGTGGTGTATCAATCATGACTCCTTTCCCTTCAAGAAACCTTTAATGGAGACTCAG ATGATGTCGAATGTGGATGGAC TCTGGGCCCTCTGTGCTGTTAATGACGAGAGGCCAGCCAAGATCTTTACCCCCCTGAACAAAGAGCTGATCCCCGTCACCGATTCTCCGGTGGTGGTCCAGCAGCACAACATCCCTCCGCAGAAATTTGTCCTCCTCTCAGCTAAG GGAAGTCATATCTTTCAAAAACTACGGCCGGTTGACCAACtccgccacctgctggtgagctGCGCTGGAGGTGAAAGTGAAGAGATTGAACGCTTCTTTAAGCTGCACCGG GAGGAGCAAGCTTGTGCCACTGCCCTGATCCTGGCGTGTTCCAATGCTGCTTGTGACAGAGAGGTTTCACAGTGGGCCACCAGGTCCTTCTTCAG GTATGGAGGTGAAGCACAGATGAGATTTCCTGCGGCCATGACGTCTCCCGGCACAGTGGGACCCATTATGAGCTCCCCAGCACCAG gtgtcctGCCCCCAGCTTTGGCTACACCTTTTGCACCAATGCATTCTGGGCCTGGCTCCATTGCTCCCATCACACCTGTGGCGGCTGGCCCGGAGGTTATCTTCTCAGGCAAACACAATGGCATCTGCATCTATTTTGCTCGCATTCTTGG GAATATTTGGGATGGCAGTTTTGCTGTCGAGCAAACTATAACCAAGGGAAATCAGACATTCAGTATT TTGGAAAGCAGTGTTGGCTTGTGCGAGCTGGAATCAGTAATCCTGGAACTCGGTGGTTTGCGAGAGTTTCTTGATAAAAACTCTCAGTTCAGCCCGTCATCGCTCGGCGCTGCAAG TTTCAGCTCCCCCGCCAACTTGCAGCAAAGGCTGTTGGGATTTATGCGTCCTGATGGTGCCAACTctcagcaggtccagcaggagctccagaggaaaTATCACA CCAAGGCTCAGGTCTACGAGAAGGTGTCCCTGCAGGGCATCCAGCAGTTGGTGCATCGCTCCTACCAGACTTTGACTCTTTGGAGGCTCCTCTGTGAACATCAGTTCAGCCTCATCATGTCCGAGCTGCCAAAG GAGTTTCAGGAGCAGATGAAAGGAGTTGGTTTTAAGGACGTCGTGATCCGAGGCAAGGAACTGTCTGGAGCGCTGATCACAGCCCTCATTAATGTCTACATCAAAGATAAGGCCTCTGTGGATGCCATCAGCAACCACCTGCGGGACATCTGTCCCCTTCTGTACAGCAGTGATGACAGCGTTTGCTCAAAG GCTAATGAGTTGCTGCAGAGCTCTAAGCAGATCCAGAGTAAAGTAGATAAAGAGAGGACCCTGAGAGAGTCTCTCCAGCTCTATCAGCAGATCAGCCAACACACCGACCTGCCGCTGGTCTGCTCTCAGTACAGACAAG TGCGGTTCTACGAGGGAGTTCTTGAGTTGTGCCTTACAGCAGCTGATAAGAAGGATCCCCAGAGACTCGGACCTCACTTTTACAAAAACGGAGAGCCCGAGGATGACAGAGTGGGGCAGCAGGCCTTCCAGGAACG ACTGCTGTGTTACAAATGCATCACAGACACGATGCAGGAGCTGGTGAACCAGAGCAAAGCCGCCCCTCAGTCCCCCAGCGTCCCCAAACAGCCAGGGCCTCCcgtcatgacctctgaccccaacaTGCTCAGTAacgaggaggctgcagctcac TTTGAGCAGACGCTGGGTCTGGCCCAGAGGTCTCAGGACGAGCTCTTCCACATCGCCATGTACAACTGGCTGATTCAGGCGGACCTGACCGACAAGCTGCTGGAG GTGAATTCCccctacctggaggagcatcTGATGCACATGATCAAGCAGGATCAGAACAAGGTGCACAACATGGACCTGCTGTGGCGGTACTAcgagaagagctgcagctttggCAAAGCGGCTCACGTGCTGGCTCGTCTCGCTGACATGCAGAG CACTGAGATCTCGCTGAAGCAGCGTTTGGAATACATCGCTCGAGCCATCCTGTCAGCCAAGAGTTCCTCCAGCATCTCGGCCCAAGCGTCCGACGGCGAGTTCCTCcacgagctggaggagaagatggac CTGGTGCGCATCCAAGTACAGATCCAGGAGACCCTGATCAGGCAATACTCCCATCATCCCTCGGTGAAAAACGCCGTCTCCCAGTTGGACTCTGAGCTCATGGACATCACCAAG CTTTACGGGGAGTTTGCTGATCATTTCAAGCTGTCCGAGTGTAAGCTGGCCATCATCCACTGTGGTGGACACTCCGACCCCATCCTGGTGCAGTCGCTGTGGCAGGAAATCATGGAGAAAG AACTGGGGGACACGGTGGCCATGAGTGCAGTGGACAGAATGAGGTCCACCAGCTTGAAATTAGTGTCGCTGGGGAAGATTTACGCTGGAACGCCGCGATACTTCCCTTTGG AGTTCCTGGTCAGGtttctggaacaggaagtgtgtcgGCTGAACTGGGACGTCGGCTTCGTCACCTCCACCATGCTGGAGATCGGAGTGCAGCTGCCTCGTCTCCTGGAGGTTTACGACCAGCTCTTCAAAACACGG GACCCCTGCTGGCAGCGGCTAAAGAAACCACTTCACCTGGTGGAGTGCATCCACGTGCTGCTGCTCGGATACGTCGAAGCTCCCAGCAGAGTCCCAACCTACGACCG gCGCCGCTTCACCAACGTGTGCCTGGACAACATCTGCGGGtacctggtggagctgcagtcCCTGAGTCCCAACTCGGCGCTCCAACACACCATCGGGAATTTCAAGTCGCTGCAGGCCAAACTGGAGAGGCTGCACTGA